Proteins co-encoded in one uncultured Bacteroides sp. genomic window:
- a CDS encoding alkene reductase, which yields MNKDILFESFDLKGLQLKNRIVMAPMTRSRSDNSGNVATELTALYYKQRSSAGLIITEGTYVSRDAVGAINVPAIYTNEQVEGWKLVTNAVHQQGGKIFAQLWHVGRLSHPDLLNGELPLAPSALNPMAQVFTFEGFKDTVKARKMTLEDIQRTISDFKNAAINAMKAGFDGVELHAANGYLLHQFFNLYSNTREDQYGGSIENRARILFDILDELQTIMDIKQVGVRLNPSLHGIQGMMLDEESIAVHNYIVEKLNDYDLAYLHLTEPFTDISGNPLAIQKVAKHFRPIYKGTLIINRGFNKETANQVLNDGDADLVSFGTPYIANPDLVERFKVDAPLNQPDSSTFYTPGEKGYTDYPSLPDKSVSIL from the coding sequence ATGAATAAAGATATATTATTTGAATCCTTTGATTTAAAAGGATTACAGTTGAAAAATCGAATTGTTATGGCCCCTATGACCCGTAGTCGTTCAGATAATTCTGGTAATGTAGCAACCGAATTAACAGCTCTATATTATAAGCAACGGAGTTCAGCAGGTTTAATCATCACAGAAGGAACTTATGTTAGCCGTGATGCTGTTGGAGCTATTAATGTACCAGCCATTTATACGAACGAACAAGTTGAAGGCTGGAAATTGGTAACCAATGCAGTTCATCAGCAAGGTGGAAAAATTTTCGCCCAGTTATGGCACGTCGGTAGATTGTCTCACCCCGACTTACTCAACGGAGAACTCCCATTGGCACCTTCTGCTCTAAACCCAATGGCTCAGGTATTCACCTTTGAAGGTTTTAAAGATACAGTGAAAGCTCGGAAGATGACTTTAGAAGATATTCAAAGGACGATAAGCGACTTTAAGAACGCTGCCATAAACGCAATGAAAGCCGGATTCGATGGAGTCGAATTGCATGCAGCCAATGGTTATCTGTTGCACCAGTTTTTTAACCTATATTCAAATACACGTGAGGATCAGTACGGCGGTTCAATAGAAAACCGGGCCCGTATATTATTCGACATACTAGACGAACTGCAAACCATAATGGATATTAAGCAGGTTGGAGTACGGTTAAATCCGTCACTACATGGTATACAAGGAATGATGTTGGATGAAGAAAGTATTGCTGTGCATAACTATATTGTTGAAAAATTGAATGACTACGACCTGGCTTATTTGCATTTGACAGAGCCTTTCACCGATATCTCCGGGAATCCTTTGGCCATTCAAAAGGTTGCTAAACATTTCCGCCCCATATATAAAGGCACGTTGATCATTAACCGTGGGTTTAACAAAGAAACAGCTAATCAAGTGCTGAATGATGGTGACGCAGATCTGGTATCTTTTGGTACTCCTTATATAGCCAATCCGGACTTGGTGGAACGTTTTAAAGTTGATGCTCCGCTCAATCAACCGGATTCATCCACCTTCTACACTCCGGGTGAAAAAGGATATACCGATTATCCAAGCTTGCCCGACAAGTCTGTTTCAATCCTATAA
- a CDS encoding NADP-dependent oxidoreductase — protein MKAFIINQYSKQSGLKLTTMPEPVVEKNDVLVQVYAAGVNLLDSKIKAGEFKLILPYKTPFIIGHDVAGVVVKVGSQVKNFKVGDKVYARPSDYRIGTFAEFISINEKDVAIKPQKLSMEEAASIPLVGLTAWQALIEKANIQKGQKVFIQAGSGGVGTFAIQLAKYLGATVATTTSAANFDLVKSLGADIVIDYKKDDFETILKNYDIVLNSQDTKTLEKSLKILKPGGKIISISGPPDPDFAKEIGLSWMMKLIMSLLSYKVRNKAKQHRVSYSFLFMKANGNQLSQITSLIDSGIIRPVIDKIFPFEATNEALAYVETGRAKGKVVVKLK, from the coding sequence ATGAAAGCATTTATAATTAATCAGTACAGCAAACAAAGTGGTTTAAAATTAACCACGATGCCAGAACCGGTAGTTGAAAAAAATGATGTATTGGTCCAGGTATATGCCGCAGGTGTTAATCTGTTGGATTCAAAAATAAAAGCAGGAGAGTTTAAACTTATTTTACCTTACAAGACTCCATTTATAATTGGGCACGATGTGGCAGGAGTTGTAGTTAAGGTCGGCTCCCAAGTAAAAAATTTTAAAGTCGGCGATAAAGTCTATGCACGGCCATCTGACTATAGAATTGGAACTTTTGCCGAATTCATTTCAATAAACGAAAAGGATGTGGCAATTAAACCTCAAAAACTTTCAATGGAAGAAGCCGCTTCGATACCTTTGGTAGGCTTAACTGCTTGGCAAGCATTAATCGAAAAAGCAAATATTCAGAAAGGTCAGAAAGTTTTTATTCAAGCAGGCTCAGGTGGTGTTGGTACATTTGCCATTCAACTAGCGAAATATTTGGGTGCTACCGTGGCCACCACAACCAGTGCTGCCAATTTTGATTTGGTCAAGAGCCTTGGTGCTGATATTGTTATTGATTATAAAAAAGATGATTTTGAAACAATACTTAAAAATTACGATATTGTTTTGAATAGTCAGGACACAAAGACCTTGGAAAAGTCACTAAAGATATTAAAACCTGGAGGAAAAATTATATCCATTTCAGGACCACCCGATCCTGATTTTGCCAAAGAAATCGGATTAAGTTGGATGATGAAATTGATTATGTCTCTTTTGAGCTATAAAGTTCGAAATAAGGCAAAGCAGCATCGCGTAAGCTATTCTTTTCTTTTCATGAAAGCAAACGGAAATCAGTTAAGCCAGATCACTTCACTTATTGATTCCGGAATCATACGTCCGGTTATTGACAAAATATTTCCATTCGAAGCTACTAATGAGGCTTTGGCTTATGTGGAAACAGGACGAGCAAAGGGAAAGGTAGTCGTCAAACTAAAATAA